In the Phaeobacter gallaeciensis genome, one interval contains:
- the fabA gene encoding bifunctional 3-hydroxydecanoyl-ACP dehydratase/trans-2-decenoyl-ACP isomerase: protein MADYPSSFDKEDLLKCARGELFGPGNAQLPAPPMLMMDRITEVSADGGSHGKGHILAEFDITPDLWFFECHFPGNPIMPGCLGLDGLWQLTGFNLGWRGWKGRGMAVGVGEVKLTGMVRPDRKMLTYKVDFKKAMQTRRLTMGVADGTVEADGEEIYQVKDMRVVLSEG, encoded by the coding sequence ATGGCCGACTACCCGAGCAGCTTTGACAAAGAAGATTTGCTGAAATGCGCCCGAGGCGAGCTGTTCGGCCCGGGCAATGCCCAGCTGCCCGCGCCGCCGATGCTGATGATGGACCGCATCACCGAAGTGAGCGCCGACGGCGGCAGCCACGGCAAGGGCCACATCCTTGCGGAATTCGACATCACCCCGGACCTGTGGTTCTTCGAATGCCACTTCCCCGGCAACCCGATCATGCCCGGTTGTCTGGGTCTGGACGGGTTGTGGCAGCTCACCGGCTTTAACCTCGGCTGGCGCGGCTGGAAGGGCCGGGGCATGGCCGTGGGCGTCGGCGAAGTGAAGCTAACCGGCATGGTCCGCCCCGACCGCAAGATGCTGACCTACAAGGTGGATTTCAAAAAGGCGATGCAGACCCGCCGCCTGACCATGGGCGTTGCCGACGGCACGGTGGAGGCCGATGGCGAAGAGATCTATCAGGTCAAGGACATGCGGGTGGTTCTGAGCGAGGGCTGA
- the irrA gene encoding iron response transcriptional regulator IrrA codes for MTPNSEDLATNWLGQAGLRPTRQRVALAELLVGDGKHRHVTAESLFEAAKDKGAAVSLATVYNTLRAFCEAGVLQEITVDGSKSYFDTNTHDHPHYYWEQEGRVSDAPSDQLVIQSLPEAPEGMEIASVDVVVRLRKKADHG; via the coding sequence ATGACGCCAAACAGCGAAGATCTGGCAACCAACTGGCTGGGACAGGCCGGTCTGCGCCCGACCCGGCAACGGGTGGCGCTGGCTGAACTGCTGGTCGGGGATGGCAAGCATCGCCATGTCACCGCCGAAAGCCTGTTCGAAGCCGCCAAGGACAAGGGCGCGGCCGTGTCGCTGGCCACCGTCTACAACACGTTGCGCGCCTTTTGCGAGGCGGGCGTGCTGCAGGAGATCACGGTGGACGGGTCGAAAAGCTATTTCGACACCAACACCCATGACCACCCGCATTACTACTGGGAGCAGGAAGGCCGCGTCAGCGATGCGCCCTCGGATCAGCTGGTGATCCAGAGCCTGCCCGAGGCGCCCGAAGGCATGGAGATCGCATCGGTCGATGTGGTGGTCCGCCTGCGCAAGAAGGCCGATCACGGCTGA
- a CDS encoding LysR family transcriptional regulator, giving the protein MLYLTLRHYEYVTAIARHGSLSGAASALHVSQPALSAALARIEAHLGRVLFLRRKGAALALTPQGREFVTAAEALLSEAARLEHAGTGAAPQGRLVLGCFRDLAPFLLPRALRVLRQTLPGVELDLLESDFEDLIAAQLSGACDLALTWDLGLDSSFTRQELYRVTPQALMPPDHALAARAEVSLDDLASQPLILSREGLSIAHMMRLFRGAGLVPAIAHRAASLELLRSLAASGEGIGLAYSLPQSDHSYEGLPLIARPLAAPQAVEPVVLTCHADPAPNSLTARAMPALTQAFKKDATERESDDQP; this is encoded by the coding sequence ATGTTATACCTCACTCTGCGCCACTATGAATATGTCACCGCCATCGCCCGCCACGGCAGCCTGTCGGGTGCGGCGTCGGCGCTGCATGTCAGCCAGCCCGCCCTGTCCGCCGCGCTGGCCCGGATCGAGGCACATCTGGGCCGGGTATTGTTCCTGCGCAGAAAAGGCGCGGCGCTGGCACTGACGCCGCAAGGGCGCGAGTTTGTCACCGCAGCCGAGGCGCTGTTGTCGGAGGCCGCGCGGCTGGAACACGCGGGCACCGGTGCTGCACCGCAGGGACGGCTGGTGCTCGGATGTTTCCGTGATCTTGCGCCTTTTCTGCTGCCGCGCGCCCTGCGGGTGCTGCGCCAGACCCTGCCGGGGGTGGAGCTGGACCTGTTGGAGAGCGATTTCGAGGATCTGATCGCAGCGCAGCTGTCCGGCGCCTGCGATCTGGCGCTGACCTGGGATCTGGGGCTTGATTCCAGCTTCACCCGGCAGGAGCTTTATCGCGTCACGCCACAGGCGCTGATGCCGCCGGATCATGCGCTGGCCGCCCGGGCTGAGGTCAGCCTTGACGACCTCGCGAGCCAGCCGCTGATCCTGTCGCGCGAAGGCTTGTCGATTGCTCATATGATGCGGCTGTTTCGCGGCGCAGGGCTGGTGCCCGCCATCGCCCATCGCGCCGCCTCTCTGGAACTTTTGCGCAGCCTAGCCGCCAGCGGCGAAGGCATCGGGCTGGCCTACAGCCTGCCGCAATCGGATCACAGCTATGAAGGACTGCCACTGATCGCCCGCCCGCTGGCCGCGCCGCAGGCGGTGGAGCCAGTCGTGCTGACCTGCCACGCAGACCCGGCGCCGAACTCGCTCACCGCGCGGGCGATGCCTGCGCTGACGCAGGCATTCAAAAAGGACGCTACGGAAAGAGAATCAGACGATCAGCCGTGA
- a CDS encoding phytanoyl-CoA dioxygenase family protein, with the protein MVHPLITEEQVEAYQRDGVVMIKGLFKDQVDLLRKGVEANMAEPGPYASNNEKKGQTGRFFDDYCNWTRISEFDEAIKASPVAEVAADLMRSDRVQMFHDHVLVKEPGTSMATPWHQDGPYYFVEGQQTISFWSPLDPVREASLRCVAGSHAWEKEVLPTRWVSEEGFFADEGQYMPVPDPDAEGMRVMEWEMEPGDAVAFNYRTLHGARGNTADQRRRAFSLRLVGDDARYVERPGPTSPPFPGHDMQPGQRLREDWFPVLLQR; encoded by the coding sequence ATGGTGCATCCGCTGATCACCGAAGAGCAGGTCGAAGCCTACCAGCGCGACGGGGTGGTGATGATCAAGGGCCTGTTCAAGGATCAGGTCGATCTGCTGCGAAAGGGGGTAGAGGCCAATATGGCAGAGCCGGGCCCCTATGCGTCCAACAACGAAAAGAAGGGCCAGACCGGGCGTTTCTTTGACGACTACTGCAACTGGACACGGATTTCCGAGTTTGACGAAGCGATCAAGGCCTCGCCAGTGGCCGAGGTTGCGGCCGATCTGATGCGCTCTGACCGGGTGCAGATGTTCCACGATCACGTGCTGGTCAAGGAACCGGGCACCTCGATGGCCACGCCCTGGCACCAGGATGGCCCCTATTACTTTGTCGAGGGCCAGCAGACGATCAGCTTCTGGTCGCCGCTGGATCCCGTGCGGGAGGCGTCGCTGCGCTGCGTCGCCGGATCGCATGCCTGGGAAAAGGAAGTGCTGCCCACCCGCTGGGTCTCGGAAGAGGGGTTCTTTGCCGACGAGGGCCAGTACATGCCGGTGCCCGATCCCGATGCCGAAGGCATGCGGGTCATGGAGTGGGAGATGGAGCCCGGCGACGCCGTTGCCTTCAACTATCGCACGCTGCATGGCGCGCGCGGTAATACCGCAGATCAGCGCCGCCGTGCCTTTTCCCTGCGGCTGGTGGGCGACGATGCACGTTATGTCGAACGCCCCGGCCCGACCTCACCGCCGTTTCCGGGGCATGACATGCAGCCGGGCCAGCGCCTGCGCGAGGATTGGTTCCCGGTGCTGTTGCAGCGGTAG
- the miaB gene encoding tRNA (N6-isopentenyl adenosine(37)-C2)-methylthiotransferase MiaB translates to MSAPKKLFIKTYGCQMNVYDSERMAEALGGQGYVETKSADDADMILLNTCHIREKAAEKVYSELGRFKGLKAEKPDLKIGVAGCVAQAEGEEIMRRQPLVDLVVGPQSYHRLPEMESKARAGEKVLDTDFPEEDKFEKLKNRPKAKRGPTAFLTVQEGCDKFCAFCVVPYTRGAEVSRPVSRIIGEAQELVERGVREITLLGQNVNAYHGEGPNGADWTLAQLIWELDKIDGLERIRFTTSHPNDMMDDLIEAHGTCKKLMPYLHLPVQAGSDRILKRMNRSHTAESYIRLIERIRAARPDILISGDFIVGFPEETEEDFQATLDLIEEVKYGTAYSFKYSTRPGTPAAERAQVEAAVADERLQRLQALLTRQQREVQDSMVGREVGVLFEKAGRLPGQMVGKSDYLHAVHVADCDRAIGDLARVRIVSSGANSLAGELIG, encoded by the coding sequence ATGAGCGCCCCCAAGAAGCTGTTTATCAAGACCTACGGCTGTCAGATGAATGTCTATGACAGCGAACGCATGGCCGAGGCGCTGGGCGGGCAGGGCTATGTCGAGACGAAATCGGCGGATGATGCCGACATGATCCTGCTGAACACCTGCCACATCCGGGAAAAGGCCGCCGAAAAGGTCTATTCCGAGCTGGGCCGGTTCAAGGGGCTGAAGGCGGAAAAACCGGATCTGAAGATCGGCGTTGCGGGCTGCGTTGCGCAGGCCGAGGGCGAAGAGATCATGCGCCGTCAGCCGCTGGTCGATCTGGTGGTCGGACCGCAAAGCTATCACCGCCTGCCAGAGATGGAGAGCAAGGCGCGCGCGGGGGAGAAGGTGCTCGACACCGATTTCCCCGAAGAAGACAAATTCGAAAAGCTCAAGAACCGCCCCAAGGCCAAACGTGGCCCGACGGCCTTCCTGACAGTGCAGGAGGGCTGCGACAAGTTCTGCGCCTTCTGCGTGGTGCCCTATACCCGTGGTGCCGAAGTCTCCCGCCCCGTGTCCCGCATCATCGGTGAGGCGCAGGAACTGGTGGAGCGCGGCGTGCGCGAGATCACGCTGCTGGGTCAGAACGTCAACGCCTACCACGGCGAGGGGCCGAATGGCGCCGACTGGACCCTGGCGCAGCTGATCTGGGAGCTGGACAAGATTGACGGGCTGGAGCGCATCCGCTTTACCACCTCGCATCCGAACGACATGATGGATGACCTGATCGAGGCGCATGGCACCTGCAAAAAGCTGATGCCTTATCTGCACTTGCCCGTGCAGGCCGGATCGGACCGGATCCTGAAACGGATGAACCGCAGCCATACCGCCGAAAGCTATATCCGCCTGATCGAACGCATTCGCGCCGCGCGGCCGGATATCCTGATCTCGGGCGATTTCATCGTTGGCTTCCCGGAAGAGACCGAAGAGGACTTTCAGGCCACGCTCGACCTGATCGAGGAAGTGAAATACGGCACCGCCTATTCCTTCAAATACTCGACCCGTCCGGGCACCCCGGCGGCCGAGCGCGCGCAGGTAGAAGCTGCGGTGGCGGATGAACGCCTGCAGCGGCTGCAGGCCCTGCTGACCCGCCAGCAGCGCGAGGTGCAGGACAGCATGGTCGGGCGTGAGGTTGGCGTGTTGTTCGAAAAGGCGGGCCGTCTGCCCGGGCAGATGGTGGGCAAATCCGACTATCTGCACGCGGTCCATGTGGCCGATTGCGACCGCGCCATCGGCGATCTGGCGCGGGTGCGCATCGTGTCCTCGGGGGCAAATTCGCTGGCCGGTGAACTGATCGGCTGA
- a CDS encoding OmpA family protein — protein sequence MVVLNFKLRKAGALLAAATVAFSLAGASVQAQDTQTRTVVGERYVPTIWVDPDGCEHWVMDDGAEGYMTPHVTPDGKPVCRPGLLCGMMPTDQFFATDKHFINAAGRKRLTEFFQKTKPSTRYFVIAGHTDSRASDEYNIGLSQRRANAVAQVARSAGARVGDIRAYGERDPRVPNTSAANMAQNRRVEIYCVR from the coding sequence CTGGTTGTGCTGAATTTCAAGTTGAGAAAAGCAGGCGCTTTGCTGGCCGCTGCCACGGTCGCATTCAGTCTGGCAGGGGCGTCTGTTCAGGCGCAGGATACGCAGACACGCACTGTTGTCGGGGAACGCTATGTGCCGACCATCTGGGTTGATCCGGATGGCTGTGAACATTGGGTGATGGACGATGGCGCCGAAGGTTACATGACACCGCATGTCACACCGGACGGCAAACCTGTGTGTCGTCCCGGTCTGCTGTGCGGTATGATGCCGACGGATCAGTTCTTTGCCACGGACAAGCATTTCATCAACGCGGCAGGCCGCAAGCGCCTGACGGAATTCTTCCAGAAGACAAAACCGAGCACACGGTATTTCGTGATTGCCGGTCACACCGACAGCCGCGCCTCGGATGAATACAATATCGGCCTGTCGCAACGCCGGGCCAATGCGGTGGCTCAGGTCGCACGATCTGCCGGTGCGCGGGTTGGTGATATCCGCGCCTACGGCGAACGTGATCCGCGCGTTCCCAATACCAGCGCGGCCAATATGGCGCAGAACCGTCGCGTCGAAATCTATTGTGTGCGCTAA
- a CDS encoding PhoH family protein: MVTSAPPSSSHPHPDTAHEVLLEFPDNRLLIDLCGEYDRNIADIEQKLGVQILRRGNLLSVMGEEASREQAAAVLTALYDRLETGRSVESADVDRELRMGPSDQTDPGGQLEMFSGGKVEIKTRKKLVEPRTDAQKAYVQALYEHELAFGIGPAGTGKTYLAVAVGVSMFITGQVDKIILCRPAVEAGERLGFLPGTQEEKVDPYMQPLYDALNDFLPGKQLAKLKEEKTIEIAPLAFMRGRTLSNAFVVLDEAQNATTMQMKMFLTRLGEGSRMVITGDRSQVDLPRGVPSGLADAERLLSSIPKISFNYFTARDVVRHPLVAAIIEAYDADVPAI, translated from the coding sequence TTGGTCACCAGCGCCCCGCCGTCGTCGTCCCACCCCCATCCCGACACCGCACATGAAGTGCTGCTGGAATTTCCTGACAATCGCCTGCTGATCGACCTCTGTGGGGAATACGACCGCAATATCGCCGATATCGAACAGAAGCTGGGCGTGCAGATCCTGCGCCGGGGCAATCTTTTGTCGGTGATGGGCGAGGAAGCAAGCCGCGAACAGGCCGCAGCGGTTCTGACTGCGCTCTATGATCGGCTGGAAACAGGCCGTAGCGTAGAAAGCGCCGATGTGGATCGCGAATTGCGCATGGGGCCGTCGGATCAGACCGATCCGGGCGGCCAGTTGGAAATGTTCAGTGGCGGCAAGGTCGAAATCAAGACCCGCAAGAAGCTGGTGGAGCCGCGCACCGACGCGCAGAAGGCCTATGTGCAGGCCCTATATGAACACGAGCTGGCATTCGGCATCGGCCCGGCCGGCACCGGCAAGACCTATCTGGCTGTCGCGGTCGGGGTCAGCATGTTCATCACTGGACAGGTGGACAAGATCATCCTCTGCCGTCCTGCTGTTGAGGCGGGCGAACGGCTCGGCTTCTTGCCTGGCACCCAGGAGGAAAAGGTCGATCCCTATATGCAGCCGCTTTATGACGCGCTGAATGACTTCCTGCCCGGCAAGCAACTGGCCAAGCTGAAGGAAGAGAAGACGATCGAGATCGCGCCGCTGGCATTTATGCGGGGGCGCACGCTTTCGAATGCCTTTGTGGTGCTGGACGAGGCGCAGAACGCCACCACCATGCAGATGAAGATGTTCCTGACCCGCCTTGGCGAAGGTTCGCGCATGGTGATCACCGGCGACCGCAGCCAGGTCGACCTGCCGCGCGGCGTGCCGTCTGGCTTGGCGGATGCGGAGCGCTTGCTGAGCAGCATTCCCAAGATCAGTTTCAACTATTTCACCGCCCGCGATGTGGTGCGTCACCCACTGGTGGCGGCGATCATCGAAGCCTATGACGCGGATGTTCCGGCAATCTGA
- the ybeY gene encoding rRNA maturation RNase YbeY, protein MTLEIYTEDSRWDAVALEALAERSIGAALAHFDLEAEECEISLLACDDARIADLNAEFREKPTPTNVLSWPAEELSAEEPGGAPLPPETDFTGEISLGDIAIAYETCAREAEEAGKPLADHLCHLLVHGVLHLLGYDHIRDPDATLMEGLEVEILGKLGIDNPYTVNGSP, encoded by the coding sequence ATGACATTAGAGATTTACACCGAAGACAGCCGCTGGGATGCGGTTGCGCTTGAGGCGCTGGCGGAGCGGTCCATCGGCGCTGCGCTTGCGCATTTTGATCTGGAGGCCGAGGAGTGCGAGATTTCCCTGCTGGCCTGCGACGATGCGCGCATCGCGGATCTGAACGCAGAATTCCGTGAAAAGCCGACCCCGACCAATGTGCTCAGCTGGCCAGCCGAGGAACTCTCTGCTGAGGAGCCGGGTGGCGCGCCCTTGCCGCCAGAGACTGATTTTACGGGCGAGATTTCGCTGGGTGACATTGCCATTGCCTATGAAACCTGCGCCCGTGAGGCTGAGGAAGCGGGCAAACCGCTGGCAGATCACCTCTGTCATCTGCTTGTTCACGGAGTGTTGCATCTTTTGGGTTACGATCACATTCGCGACCCCGACGCCACACTTATGGAGGGGCTGGAGGTCGAGATACTTGGCAAACTGGGTATCGATAACCCATATACGGTAAATGGAAGCCCCTGA
- a CDS encoding hemolysin family protein encodes MGDIEGSSNAAHGALHMKSEAIEATEHAEKTGLLGRIFGSLSASATTEEQEEQQDAVSEVQPHGMINLRRMRVEDVAIPSAEIVAVPVTIESDDLVQVFRDSGFTRVPVYEGTLDTPLGFAHLKDFALTHGFNCGAEPFNLREMLRPLLFVPPSMPIGVLLAKMQAERRHMALVIDEYGGVDGLVTIEDLIEQVIGEIEDEHDTGEDQTWFREKSGCYIAQARTPLDEFEAEIGQSLTNHDDVDEEEIDTLGGLVFMLSGRVPARGEVIVHPDGPEFEIMDADPRRIKRLRVLVPNAAE; translated from the coding sequence ATGGGCGACATAGAAGGCAGTTCTAACGCAGCGCATGGCGCGCTGCATATGAAGAGTGAGGCCATAGAGGCCACGGAACACGCGGAAAAGACCGGACTGTTGGGGCGTATTTTCGGCTCCCTGTCGGCCTCTGCCACGACGGAGGAACAGGAAGAGCAGCAAGACGCTGTCTCCGAGGTTCAGCCACATGGCATGATCAATCTGCGCCGGATGCGGGTTGAAGACGTTGCTATCCCCTCGGCCGAGATCGTGGCCGTCCCCGTGACAATCGAAAGCGACGATCTGGTGCAGGTATTCCGCGACAGCGGCTTTACCCGAGTCCCGGTTTACGAGGGCACGCTGGACACGCCGCTTGGCTTTGCTCACCTCAAGGATTTTGCCCTGACCCATGGGTTCAACTGCGGGGCGGAGCCGTTCAATCTGCGCGAGATGCTGCGCCCGCTGCTGTTTGTGCCACCGTCCATGCCCATCGGGGTGCTTCTGGCCAAGATGCAGGCCGAACGTCGGCACATGGCGCTGGTGATCGACGAATATGGCGGTGTTGATGGTCTGGTGACCATCGAAGACCTCATTGAGCAGGTCATCGGTGAGATCGAGGACGAACACGACACCGGCGAGGATCAGACCTGGTTTCGGGAAAAATCTGGCTGCTATATCGCCCAGGCCCGCACGCCACTGGATGAATTTGAGGCCGAGATCGGCCAGTCGCTGACCAATCACGACGATGTCGACGAAGAAGAGATCGACACGCTGGGTGGACTGGTCTTCATGCTGTCGGGCCGGGTGCCCGCCCGCGGTGAGGTGATCGTGCACCCGGACGGGCCTGAGTTCGAAATCATGGATGCCGATCCCCGTCGGATCAAACGGCTGCGGGTACTGGTGCCCAACGCTGCGGAATGA
- the lnt gene encoding apolipoprotein N-acyltransferase: MTKVSGLRSRLGRLAPHLPVLALAFGFGALMSLALAPNQMLWTVPIALAVIGAFALRAQTSWSGAMLGWAFGLGYFAFGLSWIVEPFQVDAQRHAWMAPFALVFLAGGLALFWGAAFAGAVRWSRGAARVTLLIAFWSLAEFARAYLLTGFPWAAFGQFWIDTPAAQLLPWIGPQGLAVLTLAAFLPLALLRSSPARAVLPGGALVALVALLPSPPEVELTDHRVRLVQPNAPQHQKWHPDLRWDFVRRAMGFNAQGPRPDMIIWPETAVPQLLNYAGNTLEAILEQAPGVPLLLGIQREEGGAYFNSAALISADGSAGQIYDKAHLVPFGEYVPFGDLMARFGFHGLASQAGAGYAAGPGARLMDLPIGKALPLICYEAVFPQDVNAAPDRPDMLVQITNDAWFGTRSGPYQHLVQARMRAAEQGLPMLRAANTGISGVIDPYGRLGPSLPLGEAGYVDVILPAALPATPYSGTGDWPVLILLLGLAGAALRRGGNMQARS, translated from the coding sequence ATGACGAAGGTTTCCGGTCTGCGCAGCAGGTTGGGGCGGCTAGCACCCCATTTGCCAGTCCTTGCGCTGGCCTTTGGCTTTGGCGCGCTCATGTCGCTGGCGCTGGCCCCCAATCAGATGCTCTGGACCGTGCCAATTGCACTGGCGGTGATTGGCGCCTTTGCCCTGCGGGCGCAGACGTCCTGGTCTGGCGCCATGTTGGGCTGGGCCTTTGGGCTTGGGTATTTCGCTTTTGGCCTGTCGTGGATCGTTGAACCCTTTCAGGTGGATGCGCAGCGGCACGCCTGGATGGCGCCCTTTGCCCTTGTGTTTCTGGCCGGTGGTCTGGCGCTGTTCTGGGGCGCCGCCTTTGCCGGGGCCGTGCGGTGGAGCAGGGGGGCGGCGCGGGTCACCCTGCTGATTGCCTTCTGGAGCCTTGCAGAATTTGCCCGCGCCTATCTTCTGACGGGGTTTCCCTGGGCCGCTTTCGGACAGTTCTGGATTGATACGCCCGCAGCGCAGCTGCTGCCGTGGATTGGCCCGCAGGGGCTGGCGGTGCTGACGCTTGCCGCGTTTCTACCGCTGGCGCTGCTGCGCTCTAGCCCCGCGCGGGCGGTCCTGCCCGGTGGTGCGCTTGTGGCTCTGGTGGCGCTGCTGCCGTCTCCTCCCGAGGTCGAACTGACGGATCACAGGGTGCGCTTGGTGCAGCCCAATGCGCCGCAGCACCAGAAATGGCACCCGGATCTGCGGTGGGATTTCGTGCGCCGCGCCATGGGTTTTAACGCCCAAGGCCCGCGTCCTGATATGATCATCTGGCCGGAAACCGCGGTGCCGCAGTTGTTGAACTATGCCGGCAATACGCTGGAGGCGATCCTTGAGCAGGCGCCGGGCGTGCCGCTCTTGCTGGGGATCCAGCGCGAAGAAGGCGGCGCCTATTTCAATTCGGCTGCTCTGATCAGCGCCGATGGTTCTGCCGGGCAGATCTATGACAAGGCACATCTGGTGCCGTTCGGGGAATACGTGCCCTTTGGCGATCTGATGGCGCGGTTCGGATTCCATGGATTGGCCTCTCAGGCCGGTGCGGGCTATGCTGCGGGACCCGGCGCGCGGCTGATGGATCTGCCTATCGGCAAGGCATTGCCGCTGATCTGTTACGAGGCAGTCTTCCCGCAGGATGTGAACGCCGCCCCCGATCGCCCGGACATGTTGGTGCAGATCACCAATGATGCCTGGTTCGGCACTCGTTCGGGGCCCTATCAGCATCTGGTGCAGGCGCGGATGCGGGCCGCAGAGCAGGGGCTGCCGATGCTGCGCGCCGCCAATACCGGTATTTCCGGCGTGATTGACCCCTATGGGCGCCTTGGCCCGTCGCTGCCCTTGGGGGAGGCTGGCTATGTGGATGTGATCCTGCCCGCGGCGCTTCCCGCGACCCCTTACAGCGGCACCGGGGACTGGCCGGTGCTGATCCTGCTGCTGGGGCTGGCAGGTGCGGCGCTGCGCCGCGGCGGAAATATGCAGGCGCGTTCATAG
- the metK gene encoding methionine adenosyltransferase, translating to MTRKHYIFTSESVSEGHPDKVCDRISDAVLDAFLAEEPEARVAAETFATTNRVVIGGEVGLSDQDKLHDYMGKIDEIARACIKDIGYEQDKFHHETVEITNLLHEQSAHIAQGVDSAENKDEGAGDQGIMFGFATNETDALMPAPIQFSHAILRRLAEVRKNGTEPALGPDAKSQLSINYENGKPVGVNSLVLSTQHLDESLTSDDIRQIVEPYIRETLPEGWLTAETIWHVNPTGKFVIGGPDGDAGLTGRKIIVDTYGGAAPHGGGAFSGKDPTKVDRSAAYAARYLAKNVVAAGMADKCTIQLSYAIGVSQPLSIYADTHGTGDVAPEAIEKAIGQVMDLSPRGIRSHLGLNKPIYQRTAAYGHFGREPDADGGFSWERTDLVEALKKAV from the coding sequence ATGACCCGCAAGCACTATATTTTCACTTCGGAATCCGTTTCCGAGGGCCACCCGGATAAGGTCTGTGACCGGATTTCCGATGCCGTTCTGGACGCCTTTCTGGCGGAAGAGCCAGAAGCGCGTGTCGCGGCAGAGACCTTTGCCACAACCAATCGCGTTGTGATCGGGGGCGAGGTGGGTCTGTCCGACCAGGACAAACTGCACGATTACATGGGCAAGATCGACGAGATCGCCCGCGCCTGCATCAAGGACATCGGCTACGAGCAGGACAAGTTCCACCACGAGACCGTGGAAATCACCAACCTGCTGCATGAACAGTCCGCTCATATCGCGCAGGGTGTCGATTCGGCCGAGAACAAGGACGAAGGTGCTGGCGACCAAGGCATCATGTTCGGCTTTGCCACCAATGAAACCGACGCGCTGATGCCCGCGCCGATCCAGTTCAGCCACGCGATTCTGCGCCGCCTTGCCGAAGTGCGCAAGAACGGCACCGAACCTGCACTGGGTCCCGATGCCAAATCGCAGCTGTCCATCAATTATGAGAACGGCAAGCCGGTGGGCGTCAACTCGCTGGTGCTGTCGACCCAGCATCTGGACGAGTCGCTGACATCCGACGATATCCGCCAGATCGTGGAACCCTATATCCGCGAGACCCTGCCCGAGGGCTGGCTGACCGCAGAAACCATCTGGCACGTAAACCCGACCGGCAAGTTCGTGATCGGCGGCCCCGATGGCGATGCCGGCCTCACCGGCCGCAAGATCATCGTCGACACCTATGGCGGTGCGGCCCCGCATGGCGGCGGCGCTTTCTCGGGCAAGGATCCGACCAAGGTTGACCGTTCGGCGGCCTATGCTGCGCGCTATCTGGCCAAGAACGTCGTTGCCGCTGGGATGGCCGACAAATGCACCATCCAGCTGTCTTATGCGATTGGCGTGTCTCAGCCGTTGTCGATCTATGCTGACACCCACGGCACCGGCGACGTCGCGCCTGAGGCGATTGAAAAAGCCATTGGTCAGGTGATGGATCTCAGCCCGCGCGGCATCCGCTCGCATCTGGGCCTCAACAAGCCGATCTATCAGCGCACCGCAGCCTATGGTCACTTTGGCCGCGAACCCGATGCCGATGGCGGCTTCAGCTGGGAACGCACTGATCTGGTCGAGGCGCTGAAAAAGGCCGTCTGA
- the trmB gene encoding tRNA (guanine(46)-N(7))-methyltransferase TrmB: MSDDKKTSSASHPARTDAADKHASGAPWRNFYGRFSGKTLKDSQRRYLDEDLGALSPGAVGWDENPERNPLDLQALFGGRDVWLEVGFGGGEHLVHQAQNNPGVGIIGAEPFINGVAMLLGKIRKANADNIAVHPGDARDLMDVLPEASISRAFLLYPDPWPKKRHHRRRFVTQEHLEPLARCLKPGAIFRVATDIPDYVRQTLEEVPKAGFEWLAERPADWREPWDDWISTRYEQKALREGRTPHYLTFRRLG, translated from the coding sequence ATGTCTGATGACAAGAAAACCAGCTCTGCCAGCCACCCGGCGCGGACCGATGCGGCCGACAAACACGCCAGCGGCGCGCCCTGGCGCAATTTCTATGGCCGTTTCAGCGGCAAGACCCTGAAGGACAGCCAGCGACGTTATCTGGACGAGGACCTCGGGGCGCTGTCGCCCGGGGCCGTGGGCTGGGATGAAAACCCGGAGCGCAATCCGCTGGATCTGCAGGCGCTGTTTGGCGGTCGCGATGTCTGGCTCGAGGTCGGCTTTGGTGGCGGCGAACATCTGGTACATCAGGCCCAGAACAACCCAGGAGTCGGCATCATCGGTGCCGAACCCTTTATCAACGGGGTGGCCATGCTGCTGGGCAAGATCCGTAAGGCAAATGCGGATAATATCGCGGTGCATCCCGGCGATGCGCGCGATCTGATGGATGTGCTGCCCGAAGCGTCGATTTCGCGCGCCTTCCTGCTCTATCCCGATCCCTGGCCTAAGAAACGCCATCATCGCCGCCGTTTTGTGACCCAGGAACATTTGGAGCCGCTGGCCCGCTGCCTGAAACCCGGCGCGATTTTCCGGGTGGCGACGGATATTCCTGATTACGTCCGCCAGACCCTGGAAGAAGTGCCAAAAGCGGGCTTTGAATGGCTGGCCGAGCGCCCTGCCGACTGGCGCGAGCCCTGGGACGACTGGATTTCTACCCGATACGAGCAAAAGGCCCTGCGAGAGGGGCGCACGCCGCATTACCTGACCTTCCGCCGCCTTGGCTGA